In the Flavisolibacter tropicus genome, one interval contains:
- a CDS encoding MBL fold metallo-hydrolase, with amino-acid sequence MIIFLLIVIGFIAVVYLYMQQPIFGKAATGARLARMQQSPHYKNGQFQNQSPTPALTEGYSYTGVIKKFLFERKEQSKPEENVPTQKQELKQIDPAENVLVWFGHSSYYLQLDGKRILVDPVLSGHASPLKFTTPSFKGTDVYTVDDLPPIDYLFLSHDHYDHLDYETIVKLQPKVKKVITGLGVGAHLEHWGYSPAQLVEKDWYEEETLDPGFVVHTAPARHFSGRRFKRNETLWLSFVLITPTRRIYLGGDSGYDTHFKTIGDKFGPFDLVILENGQYDPAWKYIHMMPEETVQAAIDLKAKRLLPVHWSKFALANHSWREPAIRVQQEADRRHMPLLLPMIGEVVKQGKLNAPVGWWEAVQ; translated from the coding sequence ATGATAATCTTTCTTCTAATTGTAATAGGGTTTATTGCTGTCGTGTATTTATACATGCAGCAGCCCATATTTGGAAAGGCCGCTACCGGCGCCCGGTTAGCACGCATGCAGCAGTCGCCGCACTATAAGAACGGGCAGTTTCAAAACCAGAGTCCTACACCTGCCCTTACCGAGGGGTATTCCTACACCGGTGTGATCAAGAAGTTTTTGTTTGAACGCAAGGAACAAAGCAAGCCGGAAGAGAATGTGCCCACTCAAAAGCAGGAGCTGAAGCAGATAGATCCGGCAGAAAACGTATTGGTATGGTTTGGGCATTCCTCTTACTACCTGCAGCTAGACGGTAAACGAATATTGGTAGACCCTGTACTGAGTGGTCACGCTTCACCTTTAAAGTTTACCACACCCAGTTTTAAAGGGACAGATGTCTATACCGTAGACGACTTGCCGCCCATCGATTACCTTTTTTTATCGCACGATCATTACGACCACCTGGACTACGAGACCATTGTAAAGCTACAGCCCAAGGTAAAAAAAGTCATTACGGGACTAGGGGTGGGTGCGCACCTGGAACATTGGGGGTATAGTCCGGCGCAGCTGGTTGAAAAAGACTGGTACGAAGAGGAAACACTCGATCCCGGTTTTGTAGTGCATACGGCGCCGGCACGTCATTTTTCAGGGCGCCGCTTCAAGCGCAATGAAACACTCTGGCTATCCTTCGTTTTGATCACGCCTACCAGGCGCATCTACTTAGGTGGCGACTCAGGATACGACACCCACTTCAAAACCATTGGCGACAAGTTCGGGCCGTTTGACTTAGTGATCCTGGAGAATGGCCAGTACGACCCCGCGTGGAAATACATACACATGATGCCGGAAGAAACCGTGCAGGCCGCTATAGACCTAAAGGCCAAGCGTTTATTGCCGGTCCATTGGTCCAAGTTTGCACTGGCCAACCATTCCTGGCGCGAGCCGGCTATACGCGTACAGCAGGAAGCCGACCGCCGCCACATGCCCTTGCTGCTCCCTATGATTGGCGAAGTAGTAAAACAAGGAAAGCTAAACGCTCCCGTAGGTTGGTGGGAAGCCGTGCAGTGA
- a CDS encoding T9SS type A sorting domain-containing protein, which produces MKKFVALCSLIMTSLFAFGGTKTLAVNNGEWGTASSWSPSGVPADGDNVIIPASYTVVIKKDIYKTFPNLYIIVNGILDFDPSGKLDLGINSTILLSSSSSKIQSNGTGSEVISIGGVQKYNGSTDPASISGPAFTSKDTPTSPGGFDYFPLPIKLTHFAAKAQGETVVLSWQTGQEEKAAYFELERSANAQQWQHQATLPAKGSNTTYTYTDAIPLSATGYYRLKLVDVDGRFAYSPVVSVSHTASRSLLVSPNPASSYLQVSLSQPGSQLLELQVINAAGQVVKKQAAASTGYTRLTLEGLMSGTYYLIVKSGAQVLESRGIVVR; this is translated from the coding sequence GCTGTCAATAACGGCGAGTGGGGTACTGCTTCCAGCTGGTCGCCTTCGGGAGTGCCCGCCGATGGCGATAACGTCATTATCCCGGCCAGCTATACGGTTGTGATCAAGAAAGATATCTACAAAACCTTTCCCAATCTCTATATCATTGTCAATGGCATACTGGACTTTGATCCGTCTGGTAAGCTGGACCTGGGCATCAACAGTACCATACTGCTTTCTTCCAGCTCTTCAAAGATCCAATCCAATGGCACAGGCTCCGAGGTAATCTCCATTGGTGGCGTGCAAAAATATAATGGCAGTACGGACCCGGCTTCTATTAGCGGGCCGGCTTTTACCTCTAAAGACACCCCCACTTCTCCCGGAGGGTTTGACTATTTCCCTTTACCCATAAAGCTTACGCATTTTGCTGCCAAGGCTCAAGGGGAAACGGTTGTACTAAGCTGGCAAACGGGTCAAGAAGAAAAGGCCGCTTATTTTGAACTGGAGCGCAGTGCCAATGCCCAACAGTGGCAACACCAGGCCACACTACCCGCAAAGGGCTCCAACACTACGTACACCTATACGGATGCAATACCCCTATCAGCAACAGGGTATTATCGTTTAAAGCTGGTAGATGTGGATGGCCGTTTTGCCTACTCGCCCGTAGTGAGTGTTTCCCATACTGCCAGCCGTTCGTTGCTGGTAAGTCCTAATCCGGCCAGCAGCTATTTACAGGTGAGCCTTTCTCAGCCGGGAAGTCAGTTACTGGAATTGCAGGTAATCAATGCGGCCGGCCAGGTGGTAAAGAAACAGGCGGCTGCCAGTACCGGCTATACGCGGTTAACATTGGAGGGCCTGATGAGCGGGACGTATTACCTGATTGTGAAAAGCGGTGCGCAGGTGTTGGAGTCGAGAGGGATTGTGGTGAGATGA
- the fabG gene encoding 3-oxoacyl-[acyl-carrier-protein] reductase, with amino-acid sequence MKLLENKVVIVTGAARGIGEGVALKLAEHGAHIAFTYVSESSAEKAKVLEEKLTALGVKAKAYRSNAGEFAECETFVNDVVKEFGTVDVLVNNAGISKDNLLLRMTPEQWDDVMDINLKSVFNMTKQVIRPMMKAKSGSIINMSSVIGLMGNAGQGSYAASKAGILGFTKSVAKELGSRNIRCNAIAPGFVETDMTGYLKDGEQADKYKAGIPLGRFGSSEDIANVTLFLASDLSAYVTGQVLSVDGGLYM; translated from the coding sequence ATGAAGCTTTTAGAAAACAAAGTTGTTATTGTTACCGGTGCAGCGCGTGGCATTGGTGAGGGTGTAGCTCTCAAATTAGCGGAGCACGGAGCACATATCGCTTTTACCTATGTTAGTGAAAGCAGTGCAGAAAAAGCGAAGGTGTTAGAAGAAAAACTTACCGCCCTAGGCGTAAAAGCCAAGGCCTACCGTAGCAATGCCGGTGAGTTTGCGGAGTGTGAGACCTTTGTAAACGACGTGGTAAAAGAGTTCGGTACAGTAGACGTGCTGGTAAACAACGCCGGTATCTCTAAAGACAACTTGTTGTTGCGTATGACGCCCGAGCAGTGGGATGATGTAATGGACATCAACCTGAAAAGCGTCTTCAATATGACCAAGCAGGTGATTCGCCCCATGATGAAAGCCAAAAGCGGAAGCATCATCAATATGAGCTCTGTCATTGGTTTAATGGGTAATGCGGGTCAGGGTAGCTATGCCGCTTCTAAAGCAGGTATCCTGGGCTTTACCAAATCAGTAGCCAAAGAATTAGGCAGCCGCAACATCCGTTGCAATGCTATTGCGCCTGGTTTTGTGGAAACCGATATGACAGGTTATTTAAAAGACGGCGAGCAGGCCGATAAATACAAAGCAGGTATTCCTCTAGGTCGCTTTGGCTCTTCCGAAGATATCGCCAATGTAACCCTGTTCCTAGCCTCAGACCTAAGCGCCTATGTAACCGGCCAGGTACTTAGCGTAGACGGTGGCTTGTATATGTAA